The Verrucomicrobiota bacterium JB022 genome contains a region encoding:
- the panB gene encoding 3-methyl-2-oxobutanoate hydroxymethyltransferase gives MKRITDFATYRREGRRICVATCYDAASAQLVRETAVDALLVGDSLAMVVHGFPSTVHADVPMMALHTAAVARGAPKQPIVADLPFLSYRQGLAPAMLAADALMKAGAHAVKLEGVRGHEDIVRHLVESGVPVMGHLGLTPQHVNQIGGYKVQGREPAVAQALREDALRLQELGCFSVVLELVPAALAAEVTASLQIPTIGIGSGPECSGQVLVWHDLLGLNDGFKPRFLRHFAHGAADTKAALNAYAAAVHEGSYPSAEESFA, from the coding sequence GTGAAGCGCATCACCGATTTTGCCACCTACCGGCGGGAAGGGCGGCGCATTTGCGTGGCCACCTGTTATGATGCAGCCAGCGCCCAACTGGTGCGCGAGACGGCCGTAGACGCCTTGTTGGTCGGCGATTCGCTGGCGATGGTCGTGCACGGCTTTCCCAGTACCGTCCATGCCGACGTGCCGATGATGGCGCTGCATACGGCGGCCGTGGCCCGGGGAGCCCCCAAACAGCCCATCGTGGCCGATTTGCCCTTCCTCAGCTACCGGCAGGGGCTCGCCCCCGCGATGCTGGCCGCAGATGCCCTGATGAAAGCGGGTGCCCATGCGGTGAAGCTCGAAGGCGTGCGCGGCCACGAAGACATCGTGCGCCACCTCGTGGAGAGCGGCGTGCCGGTGATGGGCCACCTCGGCCTCACTCCGCAGCACGTCAACCAGATCGGCGGCTACAAGGTGCAGGGGCGCGAACCCGCCGTGGCCCAGGCCCTGCGCGAAGATGCTCTGCGCCTGCAAGAGCTTGGTTGCTTCTCCGTGGTGCTGGAGCTCGTTCCCGCCGCGCTCGCGGCTGAAGTGACGGCCAGCCTCCAGATCCCGACCATCGGGATCGGCTCCGGCCCCGAGTGCAGCGGTCAAGTGCTGGTTTGGCACGACCTGCTGGGCCTCAACGACGGCTTCAAGCCCCGCTTTCTGCGTCACTTTGCCCATGGGGCGGCGGACACCAAGGCCGCGCTCAACGCCTACGCCGCCGCCGTGCACGAAGGCTCTTACCCCAGCGCCGAGGAGAGCTTTGCCTGA
- the panC gene encoding pantoate--beta-alanine ligase, producing the protein MMRQLKDLSELQQWRQTVEPRQRVGFVPTMGALHAGHRELIRRAREACDLVVVSIFVNPTQFNDPKDFERYPQPLESDLQQCHDEGVDAVFLPVKPDMYPDGYRYVVTEREDSAVLEGAHRPGHFDGVLTVVLKLLNLVRPHRAYFGEKDWQQLQLVQDMTRALFLPLEIVPVPTVREPDGLAMSSRNVRLSPEARAQAPQFAAAMRECATPEEATARLEQAGFTVEYVADRWGRRLGAVQLGGVRLIDNMPLRETAAGGEA; encoded by the coding sequence CTGATGCGCCAACTCAAGGACCTTTCCGAACTCCAGCAGTGGCGGCAGACTGTGGAGCCGCGCCAGCGCGTCGGCTTTGTGCCCACGATGGGCGCGCTGCACGCCGGGCACCGCGAGCTGATCCGCCGGGCCCGTGAGGCCTGCGACCTCGTCGTGGTGTCGATCTTCGTCAACCCCACCCAGTTCAACGACCCGAAGGACTTCGAGCGCTACCCGCAGCCGCTGGAGAGCGACTTGCAGCAGTGCCACGACGAAGGCGTCGACGCCGTCTTCCTGCCGGTGAAGCCCGACATGTATCCAGACGGGTACCGCTATGTCGTGACCGAGCGCGAAGACTCCGCCGTGCTGGAAGGCGCGCACCGCCCCGGCCACTTCGACGGCGTGTTGACGGTTGTGTTGAAGTTGCTCAACCTCGTGCGCCCGCACCGCGCCTACTTTGGCGAGAAGGACTGGCAGCAGCTTCAACTGGTGCAAGACATGACGCGCGCACTCTTTTTGCCCCTCGAAATCGTGCCGGTGCCCACCGTGCGCGAGCCCGACGGCCTCGCCATGAGCTCCCGCAACGTGCGCCTCTCGCCCGAGGCCCGGGCGCAGGCCCCGCAGTTTGCCGCCGCCATGCGCGAGTGCGCCACGCCGGAGGAGGCCACGGCCCGTCTGGAGCAGGCCGGTTTTACGGTAGAATACGTTGCCGACCGCTGGGGCCGCCGTCTCGGTGCGGTCCAGCTGGGCGGCGTACGCCTGATCGACAACATGCCGCTGCGTGAGACGGCGGCAGGAGGTGAAGCCTGA
- a CDS encoding type III pantothenate kinase, producing MLLCFDIGNTDIYGGVFEGTEVRYEFRKSNQSRPSADEFGVFMLHWMQARGIDPKAIDAVGIASVVPDSLPSVVNACRTYLDLEPLVLEVGVKTGLKIQVHDPREVGADRIANAIAAVQMFPGRDLLVVDMGTATTVCAITRDKVYLGGAIIAGLRLCMNALGRGTAKLPLVDIIRPTQALGKTTIDNIQSGLYFGHIGTLKEIFARLRQEAFAGREPLIIGTGGFSRLFREEGLFDEIIPGLVLQGLRLAVEMNPAPLRQADR from the coding sequence ATGCTGTTGTGTTTCGACATCGGTAATACCGACATCTACGGCGGGGTGTTCGAGGGGACTGAGGTCCGCTACGAGTTCCGCAAGAGCAACCAGTCGCGCCCCAGTGCGGACGAGTTTGGGGTGTTCATGCTGCACTGGATGCAGGCGCGCGGGATCGACCCCAAGGCGATCGACGCCGTCGGCATCGCCAGCGTGGTGCCCGACAGCCTTCCGAGCGTCGTCAACGCCTGCCGCACCTATCTGGACCTCGAGCCGCTGGTGCTGGAGGTGGGCGTGAAGACCGGCCTCAAGATCCAGGTGCACGACCCGCGCGAGGTCGGGGCCGACCGCATCGCCAACGCCATTGCCGCCGTGCAGATGTTCCCCGGGCGCGACCTGCTGGTTGTGGACATGGGAACGGCCACCACCGTTTGCGCGATCACCCGCGATAAGGTATACTTGGGTGGTGCGATCATCGCAGGCTTGCGCCTGTGCATGAACGCCCTCGGCAGAGGCACGGCCAAGCTGCCGCTGGTCGACATCATCCGCCCCACGCAAGCCCTCGGCAAGACGACCATCGACAATATCCAGAGCGGCCTTTATTTTGGCCACATTGGGACGTTGAAGGAAATCTTCGCCCGCCTGCGCCAGGAAGCCTTTGCCGGTCGCGAGCCGCTGATCATTGGGACCGGCGGCTTCTCCCGGCTCTTCCGCGAAGAAGGGCTGTTCGACGAGATTATTCCAGGACTGGTCTTGCAGGGGCTGCGTCTGGCTGTAGAGATGAACCCTGCTCCCCTCCGTCAAGCCGACCGATGA
- a CDS encoding aspartate 1-decarboxylase: MKRTLLKSKIHRATVTGADLDYEGSISIDPTLIEAADLMLFERVEIYNCNNGERFATYVIEGKPGEICLNGAAARKAHRGDIVIIASYAEYEDGQEAKSHAPKLVFVDGQNAMKAPTSKF, encoded by the coding sequence ATGAAGCGTACACTGCTCAAAAGCAAGATCCACCGGGCCACCGTCACCGGGGCCGACCTCGATTACGAGGGCTCGATCTCCATCGACCCTACCCTCATCGAAGCTGCCGACCTGATGCTCTTCGAGCGGGTGGAGATCTACAACTGCAACAACGGCGAGCGCTTCGCGACCTACGTGATCGAGGGCAAGCCGGGTGAGATCTGCCTCAACGGCGCGGCGGCCCGCAAGGCCCACCGCGGCGACATCGTGATCATCGCCTCCTACGCCGAATACGAAGACGGCCAGGAAGCCAAATCCCACGCGCCCAAGCTCGTCTTCGTCGACGGGCAAAACGCGATGAAGGCGCCCACCAGCAAGTTTTAG
- the rpsU gene encoding 30S ribosomal protein S21 has product MPVEVKIRKGEPMERALRRLKKKLDREGVIRDVRAKRYFEKPSEVKRRKKKVAAFSAMLRARYENR; this is encoded by the coding sequence ATGCCCGTAGAAGTCAAGATCCGCAAAGGCGAACCCATGGAGCGTGCTCTCCGCCGCCTGAAGAAGAAGCTGGACCGTGAAGGTGTGATCCGCGATGTGCGCGCCAAGCGCTACTTTGAGAAGCCGAGCGAAGTGAAGCGCCGCAAGAAGAAGGTTGCTGCTTTTTCGGCCATGCTGCGCGCTCGGTACGAGAATCGCTAG
- a CDS encoding sugar phosphate isomerase/epimerase yields the protein MVQEAVNLGFEYMELSHGIRLSLVPGILQAVDEGLIKISSVHNFCPLPPGVFGAAPNLYQPTANTQAEQALWFRHTLRTIDFAARVGAGLVVVHCGSIRYLWRDAAKDLEEKADLLPVEDRRTSSDYQGQLSRCLRRMKRKQKGAYNRLVENLQRIVPFAREKGVRLGLENREDFNELPMDTEMPRLLADVGDPEVVGYWHDCGHAQIKEQLQITTQRQLLEENHARQFGFHLHDVDADEHDHQPIGTGVIDWQFIRSCIRPEHLLVLELSPKLRSRQVLDSKEFMLKLLAEDAQAPAAAGK from the coding sequence ATGGTGCAGGAAGCTGTAAACTTGGGATTCGAGTATATGGAGCTGTCGCACGGCATCCGGCTCTCGCTGGTGCCCGGGATCTTGCAGGCAGTCGACGAAGGACTGATCAAAATCAGCAGCGTGCATAATTTTTGCCCGCTGCCGCCCGGCGTCTTTGGCGCCGCGCCCAACCTTTACCAGCCCACCGCCAACACCCAGGCGGAGCAGGCGCTGTGGTTTCGCCATACCCTGCGCACGATCGACTTTGCCGCCCGCGTCGGTGCCGGCCTCGTCGTCGTCCACTGTGGCAGTATCCGCTATCTCTGGCGCGATGCCGCCAAAGACCTTGAAGAAAAGGCCGACCTGCTGCCGGTGGAAGACCGCCGCACCTCGTCGGACTATCAAGGTCAGCTCTCGCGCTGCCTGCGCCGGATGAAGCGCAAGCAAAAGGGCGCTTACAACCGCCTGGTGGAAAACCTGCAGCGCATCGTGCCCTTTGCCCGGGAGAAGGGCGTGCGCCTCGGCCTCGAAAATCGTGAAGATTTCAACGAGCTGCCGATGGACACCGAAATGCCGCGCCTCTTGGCCGACGTCGGCGACCCCGAAGTGGTCGGCTATTGGCACGACTGCGGGCACGCCCAGATCAAGGAGCAGCTCCAGATCACCACGCAACGCCAGTTGCTGGAGGAGAACCACGCGCGCCAGTTCGGCTTTCACCTGCACGATGTCGATGCCGACGAGCACGACCACCAGCCCATTGGCACGGGGGTAATCGACTGGCAATTTATTCGCAGCTGCATTCGCCCCGAGCACCTCCTCGTGCTGGAGCTGAGCCCCAAGCTGCGTTCCCGTCAGGTATTGGACTCCAAGGAGTTCATGCTCAAGCTCCTCGCCGAAGACGCCCAAGCCCCCGCCGCGGCGGGTAAGTAG
- a CDS encoding A/G-specific adenine glycosylase, producing the protein MKNTLPASLPDSALPALRAALLAWYDAEHRPLPWRTEVSVYRTVVSEFMAQQTQIDTVLPYFDRWMRLFPSFEALAEASEEAVVKQWEGLGYYRRARNLHKLAKEVAAQAALPSTAADWQALSGIGPYTAAAIASINFAEPIPVIDGNVIRVLSRLTANPTLWKSSQQAQKELGPLATRLLDPQRPGDYNQAVMELGATRCRKARPDCLLCPLRTWCAAYAEGAPEAYPRVQRKATEKVTIDRAWAVQEGKLLLERGATDSVRLADMFELPRLADLPKGAKQGALHFQKQRGISNQRITERVYRVTLPVETALNGHLVWVSAEELERLALSGPHRRWIGEYWGK; encoded by the coding sequence TTGAAAAACACGCTGCCTGCTTCCCTGCCCGACTCTGCCCTCCCTGCCCTGCGCGCCGCCTTGCTGGCGTGGTATGACGCGGAGCACCGCCCGCTGCCGTGGCGCACGGAGGTGAGCGTCTACCGTACCGTGGTGTCGGAATTTATGGCGCAGCAGACCCAAATCGACACCGTGCTGCCCTACTTCGATCGCTGGATGCGGCTCTTCCCGAGCTTTGAGGCGCTGGCGGAGGCCTCCGAAGAGGCGGTCGTGAAGCAGTGGGAGGGCCTCGGCTATTACCGGCGCGCACGCAACCTGCACAAGCTGGCCAAGGAGGTGGCGGCGCAGGCGGCTCTGCCCTCAACCGCAGCCGACTGGCAGGCGCTCTCGGGCATCGGACCCTACACGGCGGCGGCGATTGCGAGCATCAACTTCGCCGAGCCCATCCCGGTGATCGACGGCAACGTCATCCGCGTGCTCTCGCGCCTGACCGCCAACCCGACGCTCTGGAAGTCGAGCCAGCAGGCGCAAAAGGAGCTGGGGCCGCTGGCCACGCGGTTGCTCGATCCCCAAAGGCCGGGCGACTACAATCAGGCGGTGATGGAGCTGGGGGCGACGCGTTGCCGCAAGGCGCGACCGGATTGCCTGCTCTGCCCGCTGCGGACCTGGTGCGCGGCTTACGCTGAGGGCGCGCCTGAGGCCTACCCGCGCGTGCAGCGCAAGGCGACGGAAAAGGTGACGATCGACCGCGCGTGGGCGGTGCAGGAGGGCAAGCTGTTGTTGGAGCGCGGGGCGACCGATTCCGTGCGTCTGGCCGACATGTTTGAGCTGCCGCGCCTGGCGGATCTGCCCAAAGGGGCGAAACAGGGTGCACTACATTTCCAGAAGCAGCGCGGTATCAGCAACCAGCGCATCACCGAGCGCGTGTATCGTGTGACGCTACCCGTGGAGACCGCCCTCAACGGACACCTCGTGTGGGTTTCCGCCGAAGAACTGGAACGCCTGGCCCTTTCGGGCCCGCATCGCCGTTGGATCGGCGAGTATTGGGGGAAGTAG
- the rnhC gene encoding ribonuclease HIII — protein MARKRVTNTEDEGPKPITSYTVKLDEAQMEALEQICDERVYGFKDVPHSLFAFEAPLEYFNLTAYKSGKLVVQGKGTQAFVQNILEPRVLKEARLGYEEVHHPEWYEPHAGLDEAGKGDLFGPLVSCCVIADGDMVREWREKGVKDSKALTDRSILALEKIILKTKGVVVKKMFAGMPKYNEMMSKPNANLNTLLAWYHAKCLQKALEERMVPWGLVDQFSKQPLTQRQLKKDGVEFDLQMRTKAEDDPVVAAASICARAEFVRQLDKLSVEFGEPLKKGASAGVKKQAKELVEKLGPHRLKDFAKVHFKTAYEVLGLPVPEKPRFYGRK, from the coding sequence ATGGCTCGCAAACGCGTCACCAACACCGAAGATGAAGGGCCCAAGCCCATCACGTCCTACACCGTAAAGCTCGACGAGGCCCAGATGGAGGCGCTCGAGCAAATCTGCGACGAGCGCGTCTATGGCTTCAAGGACGTGCCGCACTCCCTCTTTGCCTTCGAGGCCCCGCTGGAGTACTTTAACCTCACGGCCTACAAGAGCGGCAAGCTCGTCGTGCAGGGCAAGGGCACGCAGGCCTTTGTGCAAAACATCCTCGAGCCGCGTGTGCTGAAGGAGGCCCGCCTGGGCTACGAAGAGGTGCACCACCCCGAGTGGTACGAGCCGCACGCCGGTCTCGACGAAGCGGGCAAGGGCGACCTCTTTGGTCCGCTCGTGAGCTGCTGCGTGATTGCCGATGGCGACATGGTACGCGAGTGGCGCGAAAAGGGCGTCAAGGACTCCAAGGCGCTGACCGACCGCTCGATCCTCGCGTTGGAGAAGATCATCCTCAAGACCAAGGGCGTGGTGGTGAAGAAGATGTTCGCCGGCATGCCGAAGTACAACGAGATGATGTCGAAGCCCAACGCGAACCTCAACACCCTCCTCGCCTGGTACCACGCCAAGTGCCTGCAGAAGGCCCTCGAAGAGCGCATGGTGCCGTGGGGCCTCGTCGACCAGTTCTCGAAGCAGCCCCTGACGCAGCGCCAGTTGAAGAAAGATGGGGTGGAGTTCGACCTGCAGATGCGCACCAAGGCGGAAGACGACCCGGTGGTCGCGGCGGCCTCGATCTGTGCGCGCGCCGAGTTCGTGCGTCAGCTGGACAAGCTGAGCGTGGAGTTTGGCGAGCCGCTGAAGAAGGGTGCCAGTGCTGGCGTGAAAAAGCAGGCCAAGGAGCTGGTCGAAAAGCTCGGGCCGCACCGCCTGAAAGACTTCGCCAAGGTGCACTTCAAGACCGCTTACGAGGTGCTGGGCCTGCCCGTGCCGGAGAAACCCCGCTTTTACGGCCGCAAATGA
- a CDS encoding ribonuclease HII, translating to MSVLKRHDRSRLKICAALVGVDEAGRGALAGPVVAGAVLVDGAFLDGPWCRQYGKHINDSKQLTPALRDELFDAMEAERLAGRIVYAPGIASVAEIAALNILGATRLAMQRALEAVLPRAPVGHVILLDGKPMRPFPYAHEALVKGDGRCLAIALGSIVAKVTRDREMIALHADFPHYGWNVHKGYAVPAHREAIRAHGPCAHHRELFLRKLLAEPEQVEFDLAG from the coding sequence ATGAGCGTGTTGAAGCGACACGACCGCAGCCGCCTGAAGATCTGCGCCGCCCTGGTGGGCGTCGATGAGGCCGGGCGGGGCGCGCTCGCCGGTCCCGTGGTGGCCGGCGCGGTACTGGTCGATGGTGCCTTCCTTGACGGCCCGTGGTGTCGCCAATATGGCAAGCACATCAACGACAGCAAGCAGCTGACCCCGGCCTTGCGCGACGAGCTGTTCGACGCGATGGAGGCGGAGCGCCTGGCAGGGCGGATCGTCTACGCTCCCGGCATTGCCTCAGTGGCCGAAATCGCCGCGCTCAACATCCTCGGGGCCACCCGCCTGGCCATGCAGCGCGCGCTGGAGGCTGTGTTGCCCCGCGCGCCCGTCGGCCACGTCATCCTGCTCGACGGCAAGCCGATGCGCCCCTTCCCCTATGCTCACGAGGCACTGGTCAAGGGTGACGGGCGCTGCCTCGCCATCGCGCTCGGCTCCATCGTGGCCAAGGTCACACGAGACCGCGAGATGATCGCCCTGCACGCCGACTTCCCGCACTACGGCTGGAACGTGCACAAAGGCTATGCCGTCCCCGCTCATCGCGAAGCCATCCGCGCCCACGGCCCCTGCGCGCACCACCGCGAGCTCTTCCTCCGCAAACTCCTCGCCGAGCCCGAACAGGTGGAGTTTGACTTGGCAGGGTAA
- a CDS encoding DUF4065 domain-containing protein: MEKIPTKADKIADFFLTYAREHGDYLTNLKLQKLLYYAQAWHLALFDKELFADDLQAWVHGPVVSRVYGRFKSYSWNPILAEVEKPKLDAETRGFLEQVFDRYGSFSAVDLERMTHEEAPWQTARGSLPLHQNSSAVMDRKEIKAFFKRKLANG; the protein is encoded by the coding sequence ATGGAAAAAATCCCAACAAAAGCAGACAAGATCGCCGACTTCTTTCTCACTTACGCACGTGAGCATGGAGATTACCTGACGAATCTTAAGCTGCAGAAATTACTTTACTACGCTCAGGCATGGCATTTGGCGCTTTTTGATAAAGAGCTTTTTGCAGATGATCTTCAAGCTTGGGTTCATGGCCCGGTGGTTTCTCGCGTGTATGGACGGTTCAAGAGTTACAGCTGGAATCCGATTCTAGCAGAAGTTGAGAAGCCAAAACTTGATGCGGAAACACGTGGGTTTCTTGAGCAGGTATTTGATCGATATGGCTCTTTTTCGGCAGTCGATTTAGAGCGGATGACTCACGAGGAGGCTCCGTGGCAGACGGCCCGAGGAAGTCTTCCGCTCCACCAAAACTCCAGCGCTGTAATGGATCGGAAGGAAATAAAGGCGTTTTTTAAGCGCAAGTTGGCAAATGGCTAA
- a CDS encoding pyridoxine 5'-phosphate synthase, which yields MILLGVNIDHCATVREARYREYGRTHGEIVEPDPLAFAFLAERAGADGITVHPREDQRHVKRSDVLRLKEHIQVPLNMEMAATDEMVKFALQVKPTYACVVPESREEVTTEGGLDVAGQPERIKRVTQALQEAGIKVSLFIDPDPAQIMASAQAGATFVELHTGAYANAYYDEAKRAEECNRLKKGAVQAHELGLTVNLGHGINYVNVAEMRLVPHVHEMNIGHSIISRALMTGCEEAVREMKRRMNPGLF from the coding sequence ATGATTCTCTTGGGGGTAAACATCGACCATTGCGCCACGGTGCGCGAGGCGCGTTACCGCGAGTATGGTCGCACACACGGCGAGATCGTGGAGCCGGATCCGCTCGCGTTTGCCTTTTTGGCGGAGCGGGCCGGGGCCGATGGCATCACGGTACACCCGCGCGAAGACCAGCGCCACGTGAAGCGCAGCGACGTGCTCCGCCTGAAGGAGCATATCCAGGTGCCGCTGAACATGGAGATGGCCGCGACCGACGAGATGGTGAAATTTGCCCTGCAGGTGAAGCCCACCTACGCCTGCGTCGTGCCCGAGAGCCGCGAAGAGGTGACGACCGAGGGCGGGCTCGACGTGGCCGGCCAGCCGGAGCGCATCAAGCGCGTGACCCAGGCCCTGCAGGAGGCGGGCATCAAGGTGAGCCTCTTTATCGATCCCGATCCGGCGCAGATCATGGCCTCTGCCCAGGCGGGCGCGACTTTTGTCGAGCTGCACACGGGTGCCTACGCCAATGCCTATTACGACGAGGCCAAGCGCGCCGAGGAGTGCAACCGCCTGAAAAAGGGTGCGGTGCAGGCTCATGAGCTGGGGCTGACGGTCAATCTCGGGCACGGCATCAATTACGTCAACGTGGCGGAAATGCGCCTGGTGCCCCACGTGCACGAGATGAACATCGGCCACAGCATCATCAGCCGCGCGCTCATGACGGGCTGCGAAGAAGCGGTGCGCGAGATGAAGCGCCGCATGAACCCGGGCCTGTTCTAG
- the acpS gene encoding holo-ACP synthase: MDIQLPPAGRVLSMGVDLIECDRVRRVYDRHPERFLERVFTPQERAYCLQMKNPIPHLAARFAAKEAVSKCFTTGIGAELGWQSIEVVKGERGEPQIRLDAGGERLLRDLGGSRVIISLAHTRVYGHAVALLLQ; encoded by the coding sequence ATGGACATCCAGTTACCCCCCGCCGGTCGAGTCCTCAGCATGGGCGTCGACTTGATCGAGTGCGACCGAGTGCGCCGCGTCTACGACCGGCACCCGGAGCGTTTTCTTGAGCGGGTGTTTACGCCCCAGGAGCGCGCCTATTGCCTGCAGATGAAGAACCCGATCCCGCATCTCGCGGCCCGTTTTGCGGCCAAGGAGGCGGTGTCGAAGTGCTTTACTACCGGCATCGGGGCCGAGCTGGGCTGGCAGTCGATCGAAGTCGTCAAGGGTGAGCGCGGGGAGCCGCAGATCCGTCTGGATGCGGGCGGCGAGCGCCTGTTGCGCGATTTGGGCGGCTCCCGGGTCATCATTTCGCTTGCTCATACCCGCGTCTATGGCCATGCCGTAGCATTGCTTTTGCAGTAA
- a CDS encoding NAD(P)H-hydrate dehydratase, whose protein sequence is MLPLPRIFPLLTCEQARAFEQALFKGDAQREWKAMQLAGKAIADAVERDFLELADWPSDPRFLVLAGKGHNAGDALIAVRHLCANRPDAQVMIVWAEAKENAKPHVQQALSELEQVSIARFDQQVWSKDLAECLREIEYDVVFDGLLGLSFSQPLRTPYDQVIEWANQRERRFGMRIAVDLPSGIGDQAPRTAFRADFTYATGLPKTPMEDERNAEWVGRPKLLDLGFFKHGVEIPEVRGYWLDQDDALRQLQHLRPADGHKYTYGQVAVIAGSPQYPGAALMCMGGALRSGSGLVTGIVPNVLSSRLALALPEATWLPVASRPDGSLEAEVVRAVHMMASHRTRCVVMGPGLIADRNSLFNITRIVREVNLPQVLDASALTPEVIPAVLGRQPGSGPVILTPHPGELNRIFDRREGGVELGQILEFCQRYRLMMAVKGRITRVCDGQRVISIAAGGPVLSRGGTGDILAGMIGGLVAQDPENCLGAVLRAIAWHGAAGDALAHCKGQTASRTTELLDYLPVVLRQRTRRA, encoded by the coding sequence ATGCTTCCTCTCCCCCGTATCTTTCCTCTGCTGACCTGTGAACAAGCCCGCGCATTTGAACAAGCTTTGTTCAAAGGGGATGCTCAACGGGAGTGGAAAGCGATGCAACTGGCGGGCAAGGCGATTGCCGATGCGGTGGAGCGCGATTTCCTGGAGCTGGCCGATTGGCCGAGCGATCCGCGCTTCCTTGTGTTGGCAGGCAAGGGCCATAACGCCGGGGATGCCCTGATCGCAGTGCGCCACCTCTGCGCCAACCGTCCGGATGCGCAGGTGATGATCGTCTGGGCCGAAGCGAAGGAAAATGCAAAGCCGCACGTGCAGCAGGCCTTGAGCGAGCTGGAGCAGGTCTCCATCGCCCGCTTCGACCAGCAGGTGTGGAGCAAGGACTTGGCGGAGTGCCTGCGCGAGATCGAATACGATGTGGTGTTCGACGGCTTGCTCGGCCTCAGTTTTTCCCAGCCGCTGCGCACGCCCTACGATCAGGTGATCGAGTGGGCCAATCAGCGCGAGCGCCGCTTTGGTATGCGCATCGCCGTCGATTTGCCCAGCGGGATTGGCGATCAGGCCCCGCGCACCGCCTTCCGGGCCGACTTTACCTACGCCACCGGCCTGCCCAAGACGCCGATGGAAGACGAGCGCAATGCCGAATGGGTGGGGCGCCCCAAGCTGCTCGATCTGGGCTTCTTCAAGCATGGCGTCGAGATCCCCGAGGTGCGCGGCTACTGGCTCGACCAGGACGACGCGCTGCGCCAACTGCAGCACCTGCGCCCGGCGGACGGGCATAAATACACTTACGGTCAGGTGGCCGTCATCGCGGGCTCGCCGCAATACCCTGGCGCAGCCCTGATGTGCATGGGCGGCGCGCTGCGCTCGGGCTCCGGTCTGGTGACGGGTATCGTGCCGAACGTTCTTTCCAGTCGGCTTGCCCTCGCGCTGCCGGAGGCGACCTGGTTGCCGGTGGCTTCGCGGCCCGACGGCAGTCTTGAGGCCGAAGTCGTGCGCGCGGTGCATATGATGGCCTCCCACCGCACCCGGTGTGTGGTGATGGGCCCGGGCTTGATCGCCGACCGCAACTCGCTGTTCAACATCACCCGTATCGTGCGCGAGGTGAACCTGCCGCAGGTGCTCGACGCGAGTGCGTTGACGCCGGAGGTGATCCCGGCGGTGCTCGGTCGCCAGCCGGGCAGCGGCCCCGTGATCCTGACCCCGCACCCGGGTGAGCTGAACCGTATTTTCGACCGCCGCGAAGGTGGCGTGGAGTTGGGGCAGATTTTGGAGTTTTGCCAGCGCTACCGCCTGATGATGGCCGTCAAGGGCCGTATTACCCGCGTGTGCGACGGCCAGCGCGTGATCTCGATTGCAGCGGGTGGCCCCGTCCTCTCGCGCGGCGGCACGGGCGACATCCTTGCGGGTATGATCGGCGGCCTGGTGGCGCAAGACCCGGAGAATTGCCTCGGGGCCGTCTTGCGGGCCATCGCCTGGCACGGTGCGGCGGGCGATGCGCTGGCCCACTGCAAGGGCCAAACGGCTTCGCGAACGACGGAGCTACTGGATTACCTGCCCGTGGTGCTGCGCCAGCGCACGCGACGCGCCTAA